From the Streptomyces sp. NBC_01216 genome, the window GCGAAGAAGCGGTTCAGGTCGCCGTGGACGACTTCGCCGGCGGCGTTGGTGAAGTCACCGATCTGGAACCAGGAGACGGTGTTCACGAACTGGTGCATGCCGACCGGGATCAGCGCGCGGTTGATCAGGCCGAACAGGCCGGCACCGCCGGCACCGAGGCCCGTCATCCACTCGCCGAAGTTCGAGATGACGTCGCCGATGGGCTCCCAGACCAGGCCGAAGAGGACACCGACCGCGGTGCCGACGAAGGCCATGATGATCGGGACGAGGCGGCGGCCGTTGAAGAAGCCCAGCCAGTCGACCAGCTTGGTGCGGTGGAACCGCTGCCACAGCACCGCGGCCAGCAGACCCATCAGGATGCCGCCGAGGACACCCGGGTTGTTGAAGGTCGCCGCTACGTCGACGCCCTTGTTCTCGGTCGTGTTGACCACGGCCTCGGTCACCGGGAACGCCTTGAGGACGTTCTGGTAGACCAGGAAGCCCACCAGGGCGGCGAGCGCGGTGGAGCCGTCGGCCTTCTTGGCGAAGCCGATGGCCACGCCTATGCAGAACAGCATCGGCAGATTGTCGAAGACCGCGCCGCCGGCGGTGGCGAACACCGAGGCGACCTTGTCCCAGCCGAGACCGTCGGCGCCGAAGACGTCCGACTGGCCGAGGCGGAGCAGTAGACCGGCGGCCGGCAGCACGGCGATCGGCAGCTGCAGGCTGCGACCGACCTTCTGCAGGCC encodes:
- a CDS encoding PTS transporter subunit EIIC, producing the protein MSTATAQAAAPAKKRGSGLFQGLQKVGRSLQLPIAVLPAAGLLLRLGQSDVFGADGLGWDKVASVFATAGGAVFDNLPMLFCIGVAIGFAKKADGSTALAALVGFLVYQNVLKAFPVTEAVVNTTENKGVDVAATFNNPGVLGGILMGLLAAVLWQRFHRTKLVDWLGFFNGRRLVPIIMAFVGTAVGVLFGLVWEPIGDVISNFGEWMTGLGAGGAGLFGLINRALIPVGMHQFVNTVSWFQIGDFTNAAGEVVHGDLNRFFAGDPSAGLFMSGFFPIMMFGLPAAALAIAHSARPERRKAVMGMMLSLALTSFVTGVTEPIEFSFMFIAPVLYVIHAVLTAVSMAVTWALGVHAGFTFSAGLIDYGLNWNLATKPWLIIPIGLVFAVIYYVVFRFAITKFNLPTPGREPDEELEDLTKA